A genomic segment from Myxocyprinus asiaticus isolate MX2 ecotype Aquarium Trade chromosome 36, UBuf_Myxa_2, whole genome shotgun sequence encodes:
- the LOC127426916 gene encoding transmembrane protein 184B-like isoform X1: MFLLLRRDVPFSDQLVEEVVGMAPGSLATMAPAGPNISWFPEAPLLTLEQPIFLMTTTAQAVSGFFVWTALLLTCHQIYMHLRYYSSPKEQRHIVRILFIVPIYAFDSWLSLLFFTNDQYYVYFDTVRDCYEAFVIYNFLSLCYEYLGGESAIMAEIRGKPIESSCIYGTCCLWGKTYSISFLRFCKQATLQFCVVKPLMAMITVILQAFGKYRDGDFNVASGYLYATIIYNISVSLSLYALFLFYFATRDLLSPYRPMLKFFMVKSVIFLSFWQGMLLAILEKCGAIPQISSPEVSVGEGTVAAGYQNFIICIEMFFAALALRHAFTYKVYMDKRLDSLGPVPTYGQNGHCAPMKSISSSLKETMNPGDMVQDAIHNFSPAYQQYTQQSTLEQGVTAPPISRNHSSVSSRDNEKTLLLSSDDEF; this comes from the exons CTTTTAAGGCGTGACGTGCCCTTTTCTGATCAGCTTGTGGAGGAAGTTGTTGGGATGGCTCCTGGGTCACTAGCCACAATGGCCCCTGCTGGACCCAACATCTCCTGGTTTCCAGAGGCTCCTCTGCTCACTCTAGAGCAGCCCATCTTCCTCATGACGACCACAGCCCAGGCAGTGTCAGGCTTCTTTGTGTGGACAGCACTTCTACTCACCTGCCACCAG atctaCATGCATCTGCGTTACTACAGCTCTCCCAAGGAGCAGAGGCACATAGTACGCATCCTTTTCATTGTACCCATCTATGCCTTTGACTCCTGGCTCAGCCTTCTCTTCTTTACCAACGACCAGTACTATGTTTACTTTGACACAGTCAGGGATTGTTATGAGG CATTTGTGATCTATAATTTCTTGAGCCTCTGTTATGAATACCTTGGAGGTGAGAGTGCTATCATGGCTGAGATCAGAGGAAAACCAATTGa GTCCAGCTGTATATATGGAACATGCTGTCTGTGGGGCAAGACCTACTCTATCAGCTTCCTTAGATTCTGCAAACAG GCCACTTTACAATTCTGTGTTGTAAAACCTCTGATGGCAATGATCACAGTCATCCTGCAGGCCTTTGGGAAATATCGGGATGGGGATTTCAA TGTTGCTAGTGGTTACCTTTATGCGACCATCATTTATAACATCTCTGTCAGCCTGTCCCTCTACGCCCTCTTCCTGTTCTACTTCGCTACCCGAGACCTCCTCAGCCCGTACAGGCCCATGCTCAAGTTCTTCATGGTCAAATCTGTCATCTTCCTCTCCTTCTGGCAAG GCATGCTGCTGGCCATTCTGGAGAAGTGTGGTGCAATTCCTCAGATCAGCTCTCCTGAGGTTTCTGTTGGCGAGGGAACTGTTGCAGCCGGCTACCAGAACTTCATCATTTGCATTGAGATGTTCTTTGCCGCCTTGGCTCTGCGACATGCATTCACATACAAAGTCTACATGGACAAGAGACTGGATTCCCTTG GCCCTGTTCCTACATATGGACAGAACG GTCATTGTGCCCCCATGAAGAGCATCTCCAGCAGCTTGAAGGAAACCATGAACCCTGGAGACATGGTTCAGGATGCCATCCACAACTTCTCCCCAGCGTACCAACAGTACACACAGCAGTCCACCCTGGAGCAGGGAGTCACTGCACCACCAATCTCTCGCAATCACAGCTCCGTGAGCTCCCGGGACAATGAGAAAACCCTACTGCTTAGCTCTGATGATGAGTTTTAA
- the LOC127426916 gene encoding transmembrane protein 184B-like isoform X2 has product MFLLLRRDVPFSDQLVEEVVGMAPGSLATMAPAGPNISWFPEAPLLTLEQPIFLMTTTAQAVSGFFVWTALLLTCHQIYMHLRYYSSPKEQRHIVRILFIVPIYAFDSWLSLLFFTNDQYYVYFDTVRDCYEAFVIYNFLSLCYEYLGGESAIMAEIRGKPIESSCIYGTCCLWGKTYSISFLRFCKQATLQFCVVKPLMAMITVILQAFGKYRDGDFNVASGYLYATIIYNISVSLSLYALFLFYFATRDLLSPYRPMLKFFMVKSVIFLSFWQGMLLAILEKCGAIPQISSPEVSVGEGTVAAGYQNFIICIEMFFAALALRHAFTYKVYMDKRLDSLGHCAPMKSISSSLKETMNPGDMVQDAIHNFSPAYQQYTQQSTLEQGVTAPPISRNHSSVSSRDNEKTLLLSSDDEF; this is encoded by the exons CTTTTAAGGCGTGACGTGCCCTTTTCTGATCAGCTTGTGGAGGAAGTTGTTGGGATGGCTCCTGGGTCACTAGCCACAATGGCCCCTGCTGGACCCAACATCTCCTGGTTTCCAGAGGCTCCTCTGCTCACTCTAGAGCAGCCCATCTTCCTCATGACGACCACAGCCCAGGCAGTGTCAGGCTTCTTTGTGTGGACAGCACTTCTACTCACCTGCCACCAG atctaCATGCATCTGCGTTACTACAGCTCTCCCAAGGAGCAGAGGCACATAGTACGCATCCTTTTCATTGTACCCATCTATGCCTTTGACTCCTGGCTCAGCCTTCTCTTCTTTACCAACGACCAGTACTATGTTTACTTTGACACAGTCAGGGATTGTTATGAGG CATTTGTGATCTATAATTTCTTGAGCCTCTGTTATGAATACCTTGGAGGTGAGAGTGCTATCATGGCTGAGATCAGAGGAAAACCAATTGa GTCCAGCTGTATATATGGAACATGCTGTCTGTGGGGCAAGACCTACTCTATCAGCTTCCTTAGATTCTGCAAACAG GCCACTTTACAATTCTGTGTTGTAAAACCTCTGATGGCAATGATCACAGTCATCCTGCAGGCCTTTGGGAAATATCGGGATGGGGATTTCAA TGTTGCTAGTGGTTACCTTTATGCGACCATCATTTATAACATCTCTGTCAGCCTGTCCCTCTACGCCCTCTTCCTGTTCTACTTCGCTACCCGAGACCTCCTCAGCCCGTACAGGCCCATGCTCAAGTTCTTCATGGTCAAATCTGTCATCTTCCTCTCCTTCTGGCAAG GCATGCTGCTGGCCATTCTGGAGAAGTGTGGTGCAATTCCTCAGATCAGCTCTCCTGAGGTTTCTGTTGGCGAGGGAACTGTTGCAGCCGGCTACCAGAACTTCATCATTTGCATTGAGATGTTCTTTGCCGCCTTGGCTCTGCGACATGCATTCACATACAAAGTCTACATGGACAAGAGACTGGATTCCCTTG GTCATTGTGCCCCCATGAAGAGCATCTCCAGCAGCTTGAAGGAAACCATGAACCCTGGAGACATGGTTCAGGATGCCATCCACAACTTCTCCCCAGCGTACCAACAGTACACACAGCAGTCCACCCTGGAGCAGGGAGTCACTGCACCACCAATCTCTCGCAATCACAGCTCCGTGAGCTCCCGGGACAATGAGAAAACCCTACTGCTTAGCTCTGATGATGAGTTTTAA
- the LOC127426916 gene encoding transmembrane protein 184B-like isoform X3, translating into MFLLVEEVVGMAPGSLATMAPAGPNISWFPEAPLLTLEQPIFLMTTTAQAVSGFFVWTALLLTCHQIYMHLRYYSSPKEQRHIVRILFIVPIYAFDSWLSLLFFTNDQYYVYFDTVRDCYEAFVIYNFLSLCYEYLGGESAIMAEIRGKPIESSCIYGTCCLWGKTYSISFLRFCKQATLQFCVVKPLMAMITVILQAFGKYRDGDFNVASGYLYATIIYNISVSLSLYALFLFYFATRDLLSPYRPMLKFFMVKSVIFLSFWQGMLLAILEKCGAIPQISSPEVSVGEGTVAAGYQNFIICIEMFFAALALRHAFTYKVYMDKRLDSLGPVPTYGQNGHCAPMKSISSSLKETMNPGDMVQDAIHNFSPAYQQYTQQSTLEQGVTAPPISRNHSSVSSRDNEKTLLLSSDDEF; encoded by the exons CTTGTGGAGGAAGTTGTTGGGATGGCTCCTGGGTCACTAGCCACAATGGCCCCTGCTGGACCCAACATCTCCTGGTTTCCAGAGGCTCCTCTGCTCACTCTAGAGCAGCCCATCTTCCTCATGACGACCACAGCCCAGGCAGTGTCAGGCTTCTTTGTGTGGACAGCACTTCTACTCACCTGCCACCAG atctaCATGCATCTGCGTTACTACAGCTCTCCCAAGGAGCAGAGGCACATAGTACGCATCCTTTTCATTGTACCCATCTATGCCTTTGACTCCTGGCTCAGCCTTCTCTTCTTTACCAACGACCAGTACTATGTTTACTTTGACACAGTCAGGGATTGTTATGAGG CATTTGTGATCTATAATTTCTTGAGCCTCTGTTATGAATACCTTGGAGGTGAGAGTGCTATCATGGCTGAGATCAGAGGAAAACCAATTGa GTCCAGCTGTATATATGGAACATGCTGTCTGTGGGGCAAGACCTACTCTATCAGCTTCCTTAGATTCTGCAAACAG GCCACTTTACAATTCTGTGTTGTAAAACCTCTGATGGCAATGATCACAGTCATCCTGCAGGCCTTTGGGAAATATCGGGATGGGGATTTCAA TGTTGCTAGTGGTTACCTTTATGCGACCATCATTTATAACATCTCTGTCAGCCTGTCCCTCTACGCCCTCTTCCTGTTCTACTTCGCTACCCGAGACCTCCTCAGCCCGTACAGGCCCATGCTCAAGTTCTTCATGGTCAAATCTGTCATCTTCCTCTCCTTCTGGCAAG GCATGCTGCTGGCCATTCTGGAGAAGTGTGGTGCAATTCCTCAGATCAGCTCTCCTGAGGTTTCTGTTGGCGAGGGAACTGTTGCAGCCGGCTACCAGAACTTCATCATTTGCATTGAGATGTTCTTTGCCGCCTTGGCTCTGCGACATGCATTCACATACAAAGTCTACATGGACAAGAGACTGGATTCCCTTG GCCCTGTTCCTACATATGGACAGAACG GTCATTGTGCCCCCATGAAGAGCATCTCCAGCAGCTTGAAGGAAACCATGAACCCTGGAGACATGGTTCAGGATGCCATCCACAACTTCTCCCCAGCGTACCAACAGTACACACAGCAGTCCACCCTGGAGCAGGGAGTCACTGCACCACCAATCTCTCGCAATCACAGCTCCGTGAGCTCCCGGGACAATGAGAAAACCCTACTGCTTAGCTCTGATGATGAGTTTTAA